Proteins found in one Falsirhodobacter algicola genomic segment:
- a CDS encoding MFS transporter, whose amino-acid sequence MSDAAAPPPAAPGLFVMPVPRALCYIFASFLLGISQGLGMSLLSSNITQVQGEIGATQQEALWLIAAYMAPSASVTLALIKIRTQFGLRLFAQVALTAFVLASLLNLAVTDLHSGIAVRFMSGLAAAPMSTLAFLYMLEPFPAARKLSVGLSLALTGISLGTPLSRVLAPHLLDLGGLQQLNLLDLALALLGFAVVLLLPLTPVPRQKVIERADLISFPLIAIGMGALAVVLTVGTSHWWFDTPWLGTLVALAIVTLVIAATIELHRKDPLIDVRWLASPAILQLTGALIVFRIVLAEQTSGAPGFYIALGLQNQQMQGMFWMIVAVTILGGLVSAVILKPGREAAIHSAALIMIVVGALIDSHTTSLTRPAQMMFSQGLIAFASAIFLPAAMASGLMTALRRGPLYILSFVIVFLTTQRLGGIAGSALFQTVIRFRQNAHLSELEASLSQADPLVTARLQTYAAIYNGQMAEAAARQSQALTTLSQVVTRESTVMAYNDVFFLIACVAGAALAVLAVHQGWLWMQARRAQPSSNG is encoded by the coding sequence ATGAGCGACGCCGCCGCCCCCCCGCCCGCCGCGCCGGGCCTGTTCGTCATGCCGGTGCCGCGGGCGCTGTGCTATATCTTCGCCTCGTTCCTCCTCGGCATCTCGCAGGGGCTCGGGATGAGCCTTCTGAGCAGCAACATCACCCAAGTTCAGGGGGAGATCGGCGCCACGCAGCAAGAGGCGCTGTGGCTCATCGCGGCCTATATGGCGCCCTCGGCCTCGGTCACGCTGGCGCTCATCAAGATCCGCACGCAATTCGGTCTGCGCCTGTTCGCGCAGGTGGCGCTGACGGCCTTCGTGCTGGCCTCGCTCCTGAACCTCGCGGTCACGGATCTGCATTCGGGCATCGCCGTGCGTTTCATGAGCGGGCTTGCCGCCGCGCCGATGTCCACCCTTGCGTTCCTCTACATGCTGGAGCCGTTTCCCGCGGCGCGCAAGCTGTCGGTGGGGTTGTCGCTGGCGCTGACGGGCATCTCGCTCGGCACGCCCCTGTCGCGGGTGCTGGCGCCGCATCTGTTGGATCTGGGCGGGTTGCAGCAGTTGAACCTGCTGGATCTGGCGCTGGCGCTGCTGGGATTTGCGGTGGTACTGCTGCTGCCGCTCACGCCGGTGCCCCGCCAGAAGGTGATCGAGCGCGCGGACCTCATCAGCTTTCCGCTGATCGCGATCGGGATGGGGGCGCTGGCCGTCGTGCTGACGGTGGGCACCAGCCATTGGTGGTTCGACACCCCATGGCTCGGCACGCTTGTGGCGCTGGCGATCGTCACGCTGGTGATCGCCGCCACGATCGAGCTGCACCGCAAGGACCCGCTGATCGACGTGCGCTGGCTCGCCTCTCCGGCCATCCTGCAACTGACGGGGGCGCTGATCGTGTTCCGCATCGTGCTGGCCGAACAGACATCGGGGGCGCCGGGCTTCTATATCGCGCTCGGCCTGCAGAACCAGCAGATGCAGGGCATGTTCTGGATGATCGTCGCCGTCACGATCCTGGGCGGGCTCGTCAGTGCCGTGATCCTGAAACCGGGGCGCGAGGCCGCGATCCATTCCGCCGCGTTGATCATGATCGTGGTGGGGGCGCTGATCGATTCCCACACCACCAGCCTGACGCGCCCGGCGCAGATGATGTTCAGCCAAGGGCTGATCGCCTTTGCCAGCGCGATCTTCCTGCCGGCGGCCATGGCCTCGGGGCTGATGACGGCGCTGCGGCGCGGGCCGCTCTATATCCTCAGCTTCGTGATCGTGTTCCTGACGACGCAGCGGCTGGGCGGGATCGCAGGCTCGGCGCTGTTCCAGACGGTGATCCGCTTTCGCCAGAACGCCCATCTGTCCGAATTGGAGGCCAGCCTGTCGCAGGCCGATCCGCTGGTGACGGCGCGGCTGCAAACCTATGCCGCGATCTACAACGGGCAGATGGCCGAGGCCGCCGCGCGGCAGTCGCAGGCGCTCACCACCCTGTCGCAGGTGGTGACGCGCGAAAGCACGGTCATGGCCTATAACGACGTCTTCTTCCTCATCGCATGTGTCGCGGGGGCCGCGCTTGCCGTTCTGGCCGTCCATCAGGGCTGGCTGTGGATGCAGGCCCGCCGCGCGCAACCTTCCAGCAACGGGTGA
- a CDS encoding MarR family winged helix-turn-helix transcriptional regulator, which translates to MPSPAESFLDHLVKVNRKLRTAFDARAREQGLTLSRARLLVTLARQDGQTQTQLAQALEVEQPSIVGLVDALVKAGMVERREGAGDRRTRCIHLTPAARKDAQALLDYVATLRAEFFAGIPEDDLRSATAVLERVLANTAPPS; encoded by the coding sequence ATGCCCAGCCCCGCAGAATCCTTTCTCGACCACCTCGTGAAGGTGAACCGCAAGCTGCGGACCGCCTTCGATGCTCGGGCCCGCGAACAGGGCCTGACCCTGTCGCGCGCGCGCCTTTTGGTGACGCTGGCGCGGCAGGACGGACAGACGCAAACCCAGCTTGCCCAAGCGCTGGAGGTGGAGCAGCCCTCCATCGTCGGGCTGGTTGATGCCTTGGTAAAGGCGGGCATGGTCGAGCGGCGCGAAGGTGCGGGCGACCGGCGCACCCGGTGCATCCATCTGACGCCCGCCGCCCGCAAGGATGCGCAGGCGCTTTTGGATTACGTCGCGACGCTGCGGGCCGAATTCTTCGCCGGCATCCCCGAGGACGATCTGCGAAGCGCCACTGCCGTCCTCGAACGGGTGCTGGCCAACACAGCGCCCCCAAGCTGA
- the betC gene encoding choline-sulfatase: MSRPNILILMVDQLAGTLFRDGPADFLHAPNLRRLAERSLRFETAYTASPLCSPARASFMSGQLPSRTGVYDNAAEFASSVPTYAHHLRRAGYQTSLSGKMHFVGPDQLHGLEERLTTDIYPADFGWTPDYRKPGERIDWWYHNLGSVSGAGVAEITNQLEYDDAVAHQAVRKIYDLSRGADPRPWCLTVSFTHPHDPYVARRKYWDLYKDCAELDPPAPIPYEEMDPHSQRLMDSFDHTASTITEDMVRRARRGYFASISYIDDKIGEILDVLDATRQEAVIVFTSDHGDMLGDRGMWFKMSFFENSSRVPLMIAGLPQTGRVEVPVSTLDIAPTLCDLAGIPMTEIAPWTDGVSLLPVAAGGARAAVPMEYAAEGSIAPLVALREGRWKYIRCAVDPEQLYDLEDDPGERVNRAGDPAAAEVLARLRAEADARWDLARFDAEVRESQARRWVVYEALRQGDYRPWDHQPMPDASEMFMRNHMDLNILEESKRFPRGE, translated from the coding sequence ATGTCGCGCCCCAACATCCTGATCCTGATGGTCGATCAACTCGCCGGAACGCTGTTCCGCGACGGCCCGGCGGATTTCCTGCACGCCCCGAACCTGCGCCGCCTTGCCGAACGCTCGCTGCGGTTCGAGACGGCCTATACCGCCTCGCCGCTCTGCTCTCCGGCGCGTGCCAGCTTCATGTCGGGACAGCTTCCCTCGCGCACCGGGGTGTATGACAACGCTGCCGAATTCGCCTCCAGCGTGCCGACCTATGCCCATCATCTGCGCCGCGCGGGGTATCAGACCTCTCTGTCAGGCAAGATGCATTTCGTCGGCCCCGATCAGTTGCATGGGCTGGAGGAACGTCTGACGACCGACATCTACCCCGCCGATTTCGGCTGGACCCCCGATTACCGCAAACCGGGCGAGCGGATCGACTGGTGGTATCACAACCTCGGCTCCGTCAGCGGGGCGGGCGTGGCCGAGATCACCAACCAGCTCGAATACGACGATGCGGTGGCCCATCAGGCCGTCCGCAAGATCTACGATCTGTCGCGCGGCGCCGATCCGCGCCCGTGGTGCCTGACCGTCAGCTTCACGCATCCCCACGATCCCTACGTCGCGCGGCGCAAATATTGGGATCTCTACAAGGATTGCGCCGAACTCGATCCGCCCGCCCCCATCCCCTACGAGGAGATGGACCCCCATTCCCAGCGGCTGATGGATTCCTTCGATCATACCGCCAGCACGATCACCGAGGACATGGTGCGCCGGGCGCGGCGCGGCTATTTCGCCAGCATCTCCTATATTGACGACAAGATCGGCGAGATCCTCGATGTGCTGGACGCGACGCGGCAGGAGGCGGTGATCGTCTTCACCTCCGATCACGGCGACATGCTGGGCGACCGGGGGATGTGGTTCAAGATGTCCTTCTTCGAGAATTCCTCCCGCGTGCCGCTGATGATCGCGGGCCTGCCCCAGACCGGGCGGGTGGAGGTCCCGGTCTCCACCCTCGATATCGCGCCGACGCTCTGCGATCTGGCTGGTATCCCGATGACCGAGATCGCGCCATGGACGGACGGGGTCAGCCTGCTGCCGGTGGCGGCGGGCGGGGCGCGCGCGGCGGTGCCGATGGAATACGCCGCCGAGGGCAGCATCGCCCCCCTCGTCGCGCTGCGGGAGGGGCGGTGGAAGTACATCCGCTGCGCCGTCGATCCTGAACAACTGTACGATCTGGAGGACGATCCCGGCGAACGGGTGAACCGCGCAGGCGATCCGGCCGCCGCCGAGGTTCTGGCCCGGCTTCGCGCCGAGGCCGATGCCCGCTGGGACCTTGCCCGCTTCGACGCCGAGGTGCGCGAAAGTCAGGCCCGCCGCTGGGTCGTCTACGAGGCGCTGCGGCAGGGCGATTACCGCCCTTGGGATCATCAGCCAATGCCCGACGCCTCGGAGATGTTCATGCGCAACCACATGGATCTGAACATCCTCGAGGAAAGCAAACGCTTCCCCCGAGGCGAGTGA
- a CDS encoding cold-shock protein produces MAKGTVKWFNTTKGYGFIAPEGGSKDVFVHITALERAGLRSLADGQAVTFDIQSGRDGRESAVNIQIA; encoded by the coding sequence ATGGCCAAGGGCACCGTGAAATGGTTCAACACCACCAAGGGCTATGGTTTCATCGCCCCTGAAGGTGGCAGCAAGGACGTGTTCGTCCATATCACTGCGCTGGAACGCGCTGGCCTGCGCTCGCTCGCCGATGGTCAGGCCGTGACCTTCGACATCCAATCGGGCCGCGATGGTCGCGAATCCGCGGTGAACATTCAGATCGCCTGA